The sequence below is a genomic window from Phoenix dactylifera cultivar Barhee BC4 chromosome 8, palm_55x_up_171113_PBpolish2nd_filt_p, whole genome shotgun sequence.
TTCCTTGTCATAGAAAATACACATCAAGGCTTTTGAAGCTTAATATCTGGGACATCTCTATGGGTGGCAGATGCCAAAATGAATGGAGATTCCAGTTAATTTCAACTAAGATGAAAAGCtagaaaatttgaaaagaacataaTCTGTGACGTTGACTGATAGATTAGACATTTAAGTGCTAGCTGCTGTATTAAAATAAAGATAcattataatttaataattaaaaaaaccaGATCGTAAAAGAAAGGTTGGAAACAACATATTAACATACGGCTGATATCTTGAGGTCATATTAGACGATAGCGGTCGAGGTAAAGGCCAATATATTATATACCAATTGCCGGGTgtctatataaatataaattcatATCTTGGCTAAAATGGAAATTTTGATACACATAATAGAGTTCTGGTAGATGAGGATGCTAGCTTTATccattagaaatttaaatatcctactcttttcagaaaaaaaagaaaaggaaaagaaaaattcatggCACTGAAGCTGAGTAAGTGGTGTGACTGTCATAGGCAGTAGAGAAACTCAACGCCCAGTCCTCTTTTTTGACTGCCAATTTGCACTACTTCGAACACAATTAGCATTTTATGTTTCATCTTTTATGCATTTCCGatcggaaaaaaaagaagataattgCTTGAAAAACTTGTGAAATTCATCTGATGGGCTTTTCTTTCCATTGAATAGGAATCGCCAGGTCTACAATAATAGCTGCTTGCCTCCTTCGATGAAGACAGATTGATTGCTAGCTTTAGTATAGTTAGGCTCGTTTTGGCATGCGTAAATACTAgtttcattatatatatatatatatataaagatagagttttacttttaaaaaaaacataaaatggcAGTTAACATATGCTCACAACCGATAAGGTTTAGTAGCTACGCGTAACTGTAAGGAAGTTGCCATTGCAGGGCAAATCCTTGGAGCTCGGTCATTTAATGCTTTGCATGTACTGCAGCATTGTCCCAGATGCTGTGAGTAATCATTTTGGATATTTCCATGGAGCTATGGCCGTCACGTTCGGGCATCAAATAGAATGGTAGTTTTGTATCAACATTCCAGTACTCCAACTAGCAGCAAGGAACCTAGAAACGAACCAACGGGCAAATGTTTTGAAGGATCGGTCAGTAGGGAGACCCAACCACTTGCTTGCACCCTGTAGGACGAGACCATGCACCAAAACCTCAATATTGCATGCCAACTGCTACCCTGTATTCATGTCCTCAGTACGTACGTACGTCTTTCTGTCCTTTAAATAGTCGGTACGGTAGTGGTAAAGGTATGTACTCACAAATGATTACCTCGAAAAGCTCAAAAAAATCTACACAAGTATCATGCACAGTGGATGAGATGTACTCCAATTATGACACCATCCATCAAATTTTGCTATTTAAATGCCCTAGATCATGCCTGAAATACTTCCATTTACAAGCATCTGCATggttttatttcgttcttttcCTATTTGATGTGAGTTAAGTAACTAATGATATATAAGTGGTTTGCCAACACAACTGCAAAACAAACGTTCTACCATCGGCCATCCATGTCAAGTTGATTCGTGCatctattcttcttcttcttttttttttggaataattCGAGCATGTATTCAAAGTGATAATTGTATCATAGGATACAAAGAGTTCTTCTATTAGAACTCAGTGATagccaaaaaaatataattgtgTCATGGGAACAAACTGGCTGCACTGCCATCCACCTTGTTTCCCTCACTTGGCCTTCCTAAATCCTAGCTAATACAAGTACATTGCTAACCTTAGGAAAAGACCACAATCTACCTTTCATTTAAGGCTTCAAACTAATATTGAGAGAGGCTTCAAACTAATATTAAGAATCTCTCACTTAATATTCACTACTTCAATATTAAGCAATATCAGGTTAGCTAAAGAGGAGGAGTGTCGGTTTGGTTGCATTCCCTAGTTCCGATGGTGCCTTCAACTCTTCGGATTCTTGCCTCCACTCCATAACTGTAGTAGGCGGAGAAGGAGCGGACTTAGTGAGATCAAGGTTCAAGTCAGGCAACATGTAGGCATCGTCCTCCAGGCAGCTCGCAGTATCAGACACCCGATCATTCTCCGTCGCCGAGTTCAGTTGCTGGCATTCCCTGCGTTCGTGGCTCGCAGGACCGCCTAATAACGTTACATTCCTCGAGCTTTGAGGCTGGCGGAGAGGGACGCTCTGGCTGACGCGATGGTTGTTGGGATCGATCCCCATACTTATGAGCTTCCTCCTAAGATGAGAGTTCCAATAATTCTTCACCTCGTTGTCTGTTCGTCCAGGCAGCCTTCCAGCTATCAGCGACCACCTAAAGCCAAAAGATCATAAGATGAAATAAAATCAGTAAATCAGTATATGCTTACTTCTGGTATCTTTTGAACAAGGTTGTATACATCACTGGAGCATATGGTGTGCTTCATTTGCATCACTGAGGTCCTATATATGTCATATTTCATGCAAGGAtgtgaataaaaaaaatatgcatgcaCTACGTGATGTCCTCACTATGAGAatataattgattttttttttttttgtaggaaTTATGTGACACGACGACACCACCGGAGTGCAATGCCTCCACCTCTGCCTCGAGCAACGGCAATTTCCTCGTCTACATAAAACCAGATGAAGAAGGGATCCTTGGTGCAGCGGTGCTaggctccctctcctcttctcatAGGCTAATCTGCAAAGGGCCAAATGATCCTACCTTTATATAGGAACACACTCAAAAATGAGTGCCAATATCCTGTTCTTCCAATGAAAATTTGCCTTCAAAGGTTAGACACTCCATTATCGATCCTCTTTGCCTGATAACCCAAATCAATGTTACTAAATGTATCCAATTTCATTACTCATTTTGATTTAACGAACAACAATTTCAGTCTTGCACCTTACAAAGATAATaataaagccaaaaaaaattaatatgtaGGTTATAGCAAAAATCTGCACCTATTAATCGCATTTTCCATGAACAGTAATTTGAAGTGAGGCTCCTAACTGTATGTATGTGCGCTCATGGTGATCCTACTACACATCCTAGTATATCTCTAGAACTACAAATGAAGAGATCCCAACAGCTATACACCTCAAAACCATCTATGTCGAATATTCACCTTgcaggaagaaaaataaaggacCTCATGAAACCCTATGAGACTACAGGCCAGGTCGCAAATAAATATAAACTTGGAAAAAAAAGCTTCAGGCAGCTTAATCTATTCACCAGAGAACATTGCCCTTATCAGCATGCTATATAGCTATCACACTGGACAAGATCCAATTAGAAAGAAACCTCCACAAGCTACCTCAAGGTAGTTGGTTGCTTAAAAATTAATGTTCTTACGGATACCTAGCTCGACAGGTAAATTCAAGGTGCTGCACTAATACGTTGTGTCCATGCATGTTCAGAAGTCTTATAAGTAGCAATATGATTTACCATTTACATCATGATTCTGATGTTATGTTCTGATCATTAGGAATGGAAGCCCTAAGCCATACaatgtaaataaaaaaaaaaatacgacTGAGTATGATGAAACTCTTAATTTCTACAAATCCTTTAGTATTAATATTACTGCTTCTTCATTGAAAGCTGAGCATACCGATTGCCAAGAAGAGCGTGGAGCTTAATGATGAGgtcctcttcatcctcctcaaAGTTCCCTCTCTTAACGTTGGGCCGTAGGTAGTTTATCCATCGCAGCCTACAACTCTTACCGCACCGAAGCAGTCCTAAGAAGAGTAGGAACAATTAGCCAAGGAACCCATGAAATCATTCATAACACTCGGACTTGAGGTGTGCAACACCTGCAGCCTTGGGGAGTGATCCCCAAGAACCTTCTCCATGGGCGCGGATGTAGTTAATGAGTTTCTCGTCCTCCTGCTTCGTCCATGCTCCCTTGTTGGTGTCTTGCTTATCACAACAAGGCTTCCTCATTGTTCTCCCTCTATTTGCGTGTCTGAGAGAGAGATGAGGAGGGAGAGAAAGATAAAGGGCCGAGGGTATGGAGCAGACGGCAAGGGCGAAGGATATATAATAAAGATTTTTGGGCTGTACAAAGATATGGAATGACTGAGACGAAGTTGACCATCGACCAGAAGAATGGTTGTTTGGGAGTGGGGGGTGAGGGGGAAGTGTGGTCTGTTAGTTGCGGTTAGAAGCCTTTGTTTTGTTTCAGGCTGCTAACAAAAACGATCCAAGATTTCTCCTTGGAGAGTGATGGAAGCCGGTTGGTCACACGTTCCGCGCTGACTGATAGCTTTCCCCATGTATCCGTACCCGTCTTATTTGTGCCCGTAGATGGGTTTGAGATCGGCTTTAATTAGGGTCTCGCTTTTGGAAGATTGAGGCTCGGAAGGCTTCATCTTTGGTACATGGTGTGCTTCATATCCATGATGATTAATTTAAGTGATCGGTATAAATATAGCGTCATGAGATAATTGTCAAGCTATTGCATGGTTCAAGCATCCGCAAGGCCCTATATAGCTTAGATAAGGCACCACAAGAACTGCAGCAGGAACAAAGGTTGAGATGGGTTACCCTAAGCCCCAGGAGAAATTGTTGGTCGGACTAGGTCGACCAACTCAACAGTGGACCACTCTAACACTAACGGACATTTGTAATCATGGAcagaaaaaggaggaggagagaacgGAGCAATACAGATGTTCGTTTGTAGTTAGATTGGTCCGA
It includes:
- the LOC103712917 gene encoding MYB-like transcription factor 4; amino-acid sequence: MRKPCCDKQDTNKGAWTKQEDEKLINYIRAHGEGSWGSLPKAAGLLRCGKSCRLRWINYLRPNVKRGNFEEDEEDLIIKLHALLGNRWSLIAGRLPGRTDNEVKNYWNSHLRRKLISMGIDPNNHRVSQSVPLRQPQSSRNVTLLGGPASHERRECQQLNSATENDRVSDTASCLEDDAYMLPDLNLDLTKSAPSPPTTVMEWRQESEELKAPSELGNATKPTLLLFS